The genomic stretch GAGACAGGGGGGCCCGTTGCCACGCATCCTCCCGGATTTTTACGCTTAATATTTTACGGTGTCTCTGATATGTTATGGGCAGGACAGAAATACAAAGCGCATTTCCTCTTTCTACCACGACGCCTTTTTGCACAAGGAGGGCCTGTCTGATGGAGAAGGGGAAGGGTATCAACGTTCAGCTGTTCCTAATCATCGGCGTCATCGTCCTCGTGGCCATTTCAGCGGGAATCTCCTCCGGCAGGGAAATGGCCCTTCGCGATCCGGCCAAGAGCTGCCTCCACTGTCACGGAAAGCCGGGAATCGTGATAACTTTTTCCAGCGGAGAATCGGTCAACGCCTTCGTAGACGCCGACCTGTACCGCTCCTCGGTTCACAATTTCCTCACCTGTGCTACCTGCCACAGCGATTTTTCCGAGAAAAACCACCCGAAACGGCAATTCCGCAGCAAGGACCAGTACAGGGTCCGGGCGTCCATGACCTGCAGGGGATGCCACAAGCAGGACAAGATCAGAAGCAAGACCATCCACGCCAGCCTCCTGAAGCGCGAGAAAGAGGGAAAGGCACCCGTCTGCACCGAATGTCACGACGCTCACGCAACGAAGGCCGCAACGGGAGGGTTGATATTTGCCAGCGAGAGGCAGTACTGCATGAACTGCCACGGTTTCGACCTCGATATGACCTGCAAAAACGGCGAAACCCTGCCCCTGAAAGTGGACATATCCCAGCTCGATGCCACCGCCCACGGCAAGCTCCGCTGTTCCGACTGCCACTACGGGTTTTCCGCCGAGGACCATCCGCAGAGAAACTTCGAGACCCTGAGGGATTACAAGATCGCATCGTCGGAAAGCTGCAGGCGGTGCCATTTCGACAAGTACACCAAGACGCTTGATAGCGTCCACTACGACATGCTCAGCCAGGGAAACCTCACGGCGCCCGTTTGCACCGACTGCCACGGCTCCCACGCGATTTCCCACATATCCCACGGGATCAAAGGGCGGACCTTCACCACGAAGAGGTGCCAGAAGTGCCATCCCCACATCTACGAGACCTACGCAGAGAGCGTTCACGGCGCTGCCCTCTTCAACGAGCTCAACCAGGACGTGCCGATCTGCATAGACTGCCACAAGGCACACGACATCAAAAACCCGCTCACCCTCGAATACCACGAAACCATTCCCGAGATGTGCAGCAACTGCCACGCAAACGGCGCGATCATGGGCAAGTACGGCCTCTCGACGGACGTGGTGAAAACCTATCTCTCAGACTTTCACGGCATAACGCTGAACCTGTACAAGCAGCAGAGGGAGGAGATACTCAAGCCCGCACGGCCGATCGCCGTATGTACGGACTGCCACGGGACGCACAACATCCAGAGCATCATAAGTTCCGACCCGGCAATCGTAAAGGCGAACCTGACCAAGAGGTGCCAGAAGTGCCACACCGGCGCAACGCAGAACTTCCCGAAAGCGTGGCTGTTCCACTACAAGCCATCCCTGTCGAAGTTCCCGCTCATATTCATCGTCAACGTTCTGTACAAGATATTGATTCCCCTCATGATCGTCGGGCTGGTGCTCCAGGTCCTTCTGCACATATGGCGGTACGCCGTTAACCGGTAAACAGGAGAGTTGCGACATGCCAATACAGGGCAGGATGAAAAAGGAAAAGATAAGGCGGTTCAGCAATGCCCGCATCGTCGAACACCTGCTCATCATCATCACGACGCTGATTCTTTTTGCCACGGGGCTCTCACAGCGGTTCTGGACCCTCAACATTTCCCAGTGGTTCATCCTGAAGATGGGGGGGATAGACAATGTGAGGCTGATCCACCGCATAGCCGGCCTCGTCTTCTCGATCGAACTGATAACGCACATGGGTATCGCCATGATGGGGGTCATCTTCAAGCAGTGGCAACCGACCATGTTCATCACGAAGAAGGATTTTTCCGATGCAAAGCAAAACATGAGATATTACTTCGGCCTGGAAAACCACCCGGCCCGGTGCGACCGCTACGATTACATGGAAAAGTTCGAATACTGGACCATACTCATCGGTGGACTCCTGATGATATTGACCGGGCTCATACTCTGGTTCCCCACGTTCATTGCCCGCTTCCTTCCCGGGGAGATCATCCCCTCGGCAAAGGCGCTCCACTCAAACGAGGCAACGCTCATATTTCTCTTGAACGCCGTCTGGCACATCTACAACTCGATATTTTCCCCCGACGTCTTCCCCCTGGACACGAGCATATTCACGGGCTACCTGTCCAGGGACAGGATGATCCGCGAACACCCCCTCGAGCTTGCACGCAT from Deltaproteobacteria bacterium encodes the following:
- a CDS encoding cytochrome C, giving the protein MPIQGRMKKEKIRRFSNARIVEHLLIIITTLILFATGLSQRFWTLNISQWFILKMGGIDNVRLIHRIAGLVFSIELITHMGIAMMGVIFKQWQPTMFITKKDFSDAKQNMRYYFGLENHPARCDRYDYMEKFEYWTILIGGLLMILTGLILWFPTFIARFLPGEIIPSAKALHSNEATLIFLLNAVWHIYNSIFSPDVFPLDTSIFTGYLSRDRMIREHPLELARIEGVDIEAILENNHRGPEVVGADEPSAFRAGEAP